A region from the Streptomyces lydicus genome encodes:
- a CDS encoding acetyl/propionyl/methylcrotonyl-CoA carboxylase subunit alpha, with protein sequence MIRSLLVANRGEIARRVFRTCRELGVSTVAVHSDADADALHVREADTAVRLPGDAPADTYLRGDLLVRAARSAGADAVHPGYGFLSENAAFAAAVTEAGLAWIGPPPAAIEAMASKTRAKELMAGAGVPLLAPIDPARATDADLPLLVKAAAGGGGRGMRVVTELSALEGELKAAAAEAASAFGDGEVFVEPYVVGGRHVEVQILADAHGTVWTLGTRDCSLQRRHQKVIEEAPAPALSDELRTTLHRAAEAAARAIGYRGAGTVEFLVSADGRAYFLEMNTRLQVEHPVTEAVHGLDLVALQLSIAEGRPLDDEPPCPHGHAVEARLYAEDPAAGWQPQTGTLHRLELPDGVRLDSGVTDGDTIGVHYDPMLAKVIAWAPTRDEAVRKLAGALERARIHGPVTNRDLLVRSLRHPEFTDPAALDTGFYDRNLPALTEPADAGAGLFALAAALADAHGRSRFGGFRNVPSGPQVKTYACAGTGTTGTTTATGTAPGTAYEIRYRLGRDGLSAEDFPGVRLLALGPDEVVLEVDGLRRPFTVARYGDRVHVDAPPAPGTAATAPASYAFTALPRFPDPTARTEPGSLLAPMPGTVVRIAEGLTEGDRVETGQPLLWLEAMKMEHKITAPAAGTLTALPVRTGQQVEVGALLAVVAETAEESETAETPETAETG encoded by the coding sequence GTGATCCGTTCCCTCCTTGTCGCCAACCGCGGCGAAATAGCTCGCCGGGTCTTCCGTACCTGCCGTGAGCTGGGCGTCTCCACCGTCGCCGTGCACTCGGACGCGGACGCGGACGCCCTGCACGTCCGCGAGGCGGACACCGCCGTACGGCTCCCGGGCGACGCCCCGGCCGACACCTATCTGCGCGGCGATCTGCTGGTGCGGGCCGCGCGGTCCGCGGGCGCCGACGCGGTCCACCCCGGCTACGGCTTCCTCTCCGAGAACGCCGCCTTCGCCGCTGCGGTGACCGAAGCGGGCCTGGCCTGGATCGGCCCGCCACCCGCCGCCATCGAGGCCATGGCGTCCAAGACGCGGGCCAAGGAGCTGATGGCCGGGGCCGGGGTGCCGCTGCTGGCCCCGATCGACCCCGCACGGGCCACGGACGCCGATCTGCCGCTGCTGGTGAAGGCGGCGGCGGGCGGCGGCGGCCGCGGAATGCGCGTGGTCACCGAACTGTCGGCACTCGAAGGGGAGTTGAAGGCGGCAGCGGCCGAGGCGGCATCCGCGTTCGGGGACGGCGAGGTGTTCGTCGAGCCGTACGTCGTCGGCGGCCGCCACGTCGAGGTGCAGATCCTCGCCGACGCGCACGGCACCGTCTGGACGCTCGGCACCCGCGACTGCTCCCTCCAGCGCCGCCACCAGAAGGTCATCGAGGAGGCCCCGGCCCCCGCACTCTCCGACGAGCTGCGCACCACCCTCCACCGGGCGGCGGAAGCGGCCGCCCGCGCCATCGGCTACCGGGGCGCGGGCACCGTGGAGTTCCTGGTCTCCGCGGACGGCCGCGCGTACTTCCTGGAGATGAACACCCGCCTCCAGGTCGAACACCCGGTCACCGAGGCCGTCCACGGCCTCGACCTCGTCGCCCTCCAGCTGAGCATCGCCGAGGGCCGCCCCCTGGACGACGAACCGCCGTGCCCGCACGGGCACGCCGTGGAGGCGCGGCTGTACGCGGAGGACCCGGCGGCCGGCTGGCAGCCGCAGACCGGCACCCTGCACCGCCTGGAGCTGCCCGACGGCGTCCGCCTGGACTCCGGGGTGACCGACGGCGACACCATCGGCGTCCACTACGACCCGATGCTCGCCAAGGTCATCGCCTGGGCACCCACCCGGGACGAGGCCGTACGGAAACTCGCCGGCGCCCTGGAGCGGGCCCGTATCCACGGCCCGGTCACCAACCGCGACCTGCTCGTACGCTCCCTGCGCCACCCGGAGTTCACCGACCCCGCGGCGCTGGACACCGGCTTCTACGACCGCAACCTCCCCGCGCTGACCGAGCCCGCCGACGCCGGGGCCGGCCTCTTCGCGCTCGCCGCGGCCCTCGCCGACGCCCACGGCCGCTCCCGCTTCGGGGGCTTCCGCAACGTCCCCTCCGGCCCGCAGGTCAAGACGTACGCCTGCGCGGGCACCGGCACCACCGGTACCACCACCGCCACCGGCACCGCCCCCGGCACCGCGTACGAGATCCGCTACCGCCTCGGCCGCGACGGGCTGTCGGCCGAGGACTTCCCCGGCGTCCGGCTGCTCGCCCTGGGGCCGGACGAGGTGGTGCTCGAAGTCGACGGCCTGCGAAGGCCGTTCACGGTCGCCCGCTACGGCGACCGGGTCCACGTCGACGCGCCCCCCGCCCCCGGCACGGCCGCCACCGCGCCCGCCTCCTACGCCTTCACCGCCCTGCCCCGCTTCCCCGACCCCACGGCCCGTACGGAGCCCGGCTCGCTGCTGGCGCCGATGCCCGGCACGGTCGTACGGATCGCGGAAGGCCTCACCGAGGGCGACCGGGTCGAAACCGGCCAACCCCTCCTCTGGCTGGAGGCGATGAAGATGGAACACAAGATCACCGCCCCGGCCGCCGGCACCCTCACCGCACTGCCCGTCCGCACCGGGCAACAGGTCGAGGTGGGGGCGCTGCTGGCGGTGGTGGCCGAGACGGCCGAGGAGTCCGAGACGGCCGAAACGCCGGAGACGGCAGAGACGGGCTGA
- a CDS encoding acyl-CoA carboxylase subunit beta — protein MTVLATGLDTAGAEYTERRETMLAKLAEVGAEHAKATAGGGEKYVARHRGRGKLLARERIELLLDPDTPFLELSPLAAWGSDYQVGASLVTGIGTVAGVECLITANDPTVRGGASNPWSLKKALRANEIAFANRLPVISLVESGGADLPSQKEIFIPGGALFRDLTRLSAAGIPTVAVVFGNSTAGGAYVPGMSDHVIMVKERAKVFLGGPPLVKMATGEESDDESLGGAEMHARTSGLADYFAVDEPDALRQARRVVARLNWRKPQPDPGPAVAPKYDEEELLGIVPGDLKAPFDPREVIARIVDGSDFDEFKPLYGPSLATGWAELHGYPVGILANAQGVLFSAESQKAAQFIQLANQRDIPLLFLHNTTGYMVGKEYEQGGIIKHGAMMINAVSNSKVPHLSVLMGASYGAGHYGMCGRAFDPRFLFAWPSAKSAVMGPQQLAGVLSIVARASAAAKGQPYDDEADAGLRAMVEQQIESESLPMFLSGRLYDDGVIDPRDTRTVLGLCLSALHNAPVEGARGGFGVFRM, from the coding sequence TTGACCGTGCTCGCAACCGGGCTCGACACGGCGGGCGCCGAGTACACGGAGCGCCGGGAGACGATGCTCGCGAAGCTCGCCGAGGTCGGGGCCGAACACGCCAAGGCGACCGCGGGCGGCGGGGAGAAGTACGTCGCCCGGCACCGGGGGCGCGGCAAGCTGCTCGCCCGGGAGCGGATCGAGCTGCTGCTCGACCCCGACACTCCGTTCCTGGAGCTGTCGCCGCTCGCGGCCTGGGGCAGCGACTACCAGGTCGGTGCCTCGCTGGTCACCGGCATCGGCACCGTCGCCGGTGTGGAGTGCCTGATCACCGCCAACGACCCGACGGTGCGCGGCGGCGCCAGCAACCCCTGGTCGCTGAAGAAGGCGCTGCGGGCCAACGAGATCGCCTTCGCCAACCGGCTGCCGGTGATCTCGCTGGTCGAATCCGGCGGCGCCGATCTGCCCAGCCAGAAGGAGATCTTCATCCCGGGCGGGGCGCTGTTCCGCGACCTCACCCGGCTGTCGGCGGCCGGCATCCCCACCGTCGCCGTGGTCTTCGGCAACTCCACCGCCGGCGGCGCCTACGTCCCCGGCATGTCCGACCACGTGATCATGGTCAAGGAGCGGGCGAAGGTGTTCCTCGGCGGGCCGCCGCTGGTGAAGATGGCGACCGGCGAGGAGAGCGACGACGAGTCGCTGGGCGGCGCCGAGATGCACGCCCGCACCTCCGGCCTCGCGGACTACTTCGCGGTGGACGAGCCGGACGCGCTGCGCCAGGCCCGCCGGGTGGTCGCCCGCCTCAACTGGCGCAAGCCGCAGCCCGATCCGGGCCCGGCCGTGGCGCCGAAGTACGACGAGGAAGAGCTGCTGGGCATCGTCCCCGGCGACCTCAAGGCACCCTTCGACCCCCGCGAGGTCATCGCCCGGATCGTGGACGGCTCGGACTTCGACGAGTTCAAGCCGCTCTACGGGCCGAGCCTGGCGACCGGCTGGGCCGAGCTGCACGGCTACCCGGTCGGCATCCTCGCCAACGCCCAGGGTGTGCTCTTCAGCGCGGAGTCCCAGAAGGCCGCCCAGTTCATCCAGCTGGCCAACCAGCGCGACATCCCGCTCCTCTTCCTCCACAACACCACCGGCTACATGGTCGGCAAGGAGTACGAGCAGGGCGGCATCATCAAACACGGCGCGATGATGATCAACGCGGTGTCGAACTCGAAGGTCCCGCACCTGTCCGTCCTCATGGGCGCCTCGTACGGCGCCGGCCACTACGGCATGTGCGGCCGTGCCTTCGACCCCCGGTTCCTGTTCGCCTGGCCGAGCGCCAAGTCCGCCGTCATGGGACCGCAGCAGCTGGCCGGGGTGCTCTCGATCGTCGCCCGCGCCTCGGCCGCGGCCAAGGGGCAGCCCTACGACGACGAGGCGGATGCCGGGCTGCGCGCCATGGTCGAGCAGCAGATCGAGTCGGAGTCGCTGCCGATGTTCCTGTCGGGACGGCTCTACGACGACGGTGTCATCGACCCGCGCGACACCCGGACCGTCCTCGGCCTGTGTCTGTCCGCCCTCCACAACGCGCCGGTCGAGGGCGCGCGGGGCGGCTTCGGCGTCTTCCGGATGTGA
- a CDS encoding acyclic terpene utilization AtuA family protein, with protein sequence MTGGRPVGDAGRAQPPTPVRPIGADPAILRIGNASGFYGDRFEALREMLTGGPLDVLTGDYLAELTMLILGRDRLKDPARGYAKTFLRQLEDGLGLAVERGVRIVANAGGLNPAGLADAVRELADKVGVSVSVAHVEGDDLLARGGWGEGVLTANAYLGGGGIAACLRSGADVVVTGRVTDAALVSGAAQAHFGWRPGDLDQLAGAVAAGHVLECGAQATGGNYSFFGDHDLLRPGFPLAEIAADGSAVITKHPGTGGAVTTGTVTAQLLYETSGARYAGPDVTARLDTVRLTDEGPDRVRISGVRGEAPPPTLKTGLTRLGGWRNEVTFVLTGLDVTAKAVLVRRQMEAAFDAAGNRPAEVRWTLARTDHEDAEVQEEASALLRLVVRDADQDAVGRVVSGAAVELALASYPGFHVTAPPGRGTPYGVFEAVAVDAADVPQVAVLADGTRVAVPPARAAIPPASATSATRAATAPASATSATSATRELERLPDPELPEPLPAGATRRGPLGLVAGARSGDKGGSANVGVWARTERAWRWLAHELTVERFRELLPETAELPVDRHVLPNLRALNFVVDGLLGEGVAAQARFDPQAKAVGEWLRARHMEIPEVLF encoded by the coding sequence ATGACCGGCGGCCGCCCTGTGGGCGACGCGGGCCGCGCGCAGCCCCCGACACCCGTACGCCCGATCGGCGCCGACCCCGCCATCCTCCGTATCGGCAACGCCTCCGGCTTCTACGGCGACCGCTTCGAGGCGCTGCGCGAGATGCTGACCGGTGGCCCCCTGGACGTCCTGACCGGCGACTATCTCGCCGAGCTCACCATGTTGATCCTCGGCCGGGACCGTCTGAAGGACCCCGCGCGCGGCTACGCCAAGACCTTCCTGCGGCAGTTGGAGGACGGGCTCGGGCTGGCCGTCGAGCGCGGGGTGCGGATCGTCGCCAACGCGGGCGGGCTGAACCCGGCCGGACTAGCCGATGCCGTAAGGGAGTTGGCGGACAAGGTCGGGGTGTCCGTGAGCGTGGCGCATGTGGAGGGCGATGATCTGCTGGCGCGCGGGGGGTGGGGCGAAGGGGTGCTGACCGCCAACGCCTACCTGGGCGGCGGGGGGATCGCGGCGTGTCTGCGGTCCGGTGCGGATGTGGTGGTGACGGGGCGAGTGACCGATGCCGCGCTGGTCAGCGGCGCGGCCCAGGCGCATTTCGGCTGGCGGCCCGGGGATCTGGACCAGCTGGCCGGGGCGGTGGCCGCCGGGCACGTCCTCGAATGCGGCGCCCAGGCCACCGGCGGCAACTACTCCTTCTTCGGCGACCATGACCTGCTGCGGCCCGGCTTCCCGCTCGCCGAGATCGCCGCCGACGGCAGCGCGGTGATCACCAAGCACCCGGGGACCGGCGGCGCGGTCACCACCGGCACGGTCACCGCCCAGCTGCTGTACGAGACTTCCGGTGCCCGCTACGCCGGGCCCGATGTGACGGCGCGGCTGGACACCGTGCGGCTGACGGACGAGGGGCCGGACCGGGTCCGGATCAGCGGGGTGCGCGGCGAGGCGCCGCCGCCGACCCTCAAGACCGGGCTGACCCGCCTCGGCGGCTGGCGCAACGAGGTCACCTTCGTCCTGACCGGGCTGGACGTGACGGCCAAGGCCGTGCTGGTCCGCCGGCAGATGGAGGCGGCCTTCGACGCGGCGGGCAACCGGCCGGCCGAGGTGCGCTGGACGCTGGCCCGCACCGACCACGAGGACGCGGAGGTCCAGGAGGAGGCGAGCGCACTGCTGCGGCTGGTGGTGCGGGACGCCGACCAGGACGCCGTGGGGCGGGTGGTCAGCGGCGCCGCGGTCGAGCTGGCGCTGGCCAGCTACCCCGGCTTCCACGTCACCGCGCCACCCGGCAGGGGCACCCCGTACGGGGTCTTCGAGGCGGTGGCGGTGGACGCGGCCGATGTGCCGCAGGTGGCCGTACTGGCGGACGGCACCCGGGTCGCCGTCCCACCCGCCCGGGCCGCCATCCCACCCGCGTCCGCCACATCCGCCACGCGGGCCGCCACCGCGCCCGCATCCGCCACATCCGCCACATCCGCCACCCGGGAACTGGAAAGACTCCCCGACCCGGAGCTCCCCGAGCCGCTGCCCGCCGGGGCCACCCGGCGCGGGCCCCTCGGCCTGGTCGCCGGTGCCCGCAGCGGCGACAAGGGCGGCTCGGCGAACGTCGGGGTGTGGGCCCGTACGGAGCGGGCCTGGCGCTGGCTGGCGCACGAGCTGACCGTCGAACGGTTCCGGGAGCTGCTGCCGGAGACCGCCGAACTGCCGGTCGACCGGCACGTACTGCCGAATCTGCGCGCGCTCAACTTCGTCGTCGACGGGCTGCTCGGCGAGGGCGTCGCGGCCCAAGCCCGGTTCGACCCGCAGGCCAAGGCCGTGGGGGAGTGGCTGCGCGCGCGACACATGGAGATACCGGAGGTGTTGTTTTGA
- a CDS encoding TIGR03084 family metal-binding protein, which yields MSDPGAVLADLRAESEELDALVAGLPAERWSVPTPAEGWTVAHQIAHLAWTDRQALLSATDPEGFARAAQEALASPLTFVDEAAEAGAKVPPAELLAGWRDGREELLRALADRPAGVKLPWYGPPMSVASMATARLMETWAHGQDVADALGVTRRPTARLRHIARIGVRTRDFAYATHQLTPPDEEFRVELRGPDGSVWEYGPADAGQRVTGDAVEFCLLVTQRAHRADLPSLRAEGADAQRWLGIAQAFAGPPGKGREPSGQGGDA from the coding sequence GTGTCCGATCCCGGCGCCGTACTGGCCGATCTCAGGGCGGAGAGCGAGGAGTTGGACGCGCTGGTCGCCGGGCTGCCGGCCGAGCGCTGGTCGGTTCCGACGCCCGCCGAGGGGTGGACCGTCGCCCATCAGATCGCCCATCTCGCCTGGACCGACCGGCAGGCCCTGCTCTCGGCCACCGACCCGGAGGGGTTCGCACGGGCCGCGCAGGAGGCGCTGGCCTCGCCGCTGACCTTTGTCGACGAGGCTGCCGAGGCGGGGGCGAAGGTGCCGCCCGCGGAGTTGCTCGCCGGCTGGCGCGACGGCCGCGAAGAACTGCTGCGGGCTCTCGCCGACCGTCCGGCGGGCGTGAAGCTGCCCTGGTACGGCCCGCCGATGAGCGTCGCCTCGATGGCCACCGCCCGGCTGATGGAGACGTGGGCGCACGGCCAGGACGTGGCCGACGCGCTGGGGGTCACCCGCCGCCCCACCGCCCGGCTGCGGCATATCGCCCGGATCGGGGTGCGGACCCGTGACTTCGCCTATGCGACGCATCAACTCACCCCGCCCGACGAGGAGTTCCGCGTCGAGCTGCGGGGGCCGGACGGCTCGGTGTGGGAGTACGGGCCTGCGGACGCCGGGCAGCGGGTGACCGGGGACGCGGTGGAGTTCTGTCTGCTGGTGACCCAGCGGGCGCACCGTGCCGACCTGCCGTCCCTGCGGGCCGAAGGGGCGGACGCGCAGCGGTGGCTGGGGATCGCCCAGGCCTTCGCGGGTCCGCCGGGCAAGGGCCGGGAGCCGTCCGGGCAGGGCGGCGACGCATGA
- a CDS encoding Uma2 family endonuclease, with product MSVAAADHQGPWTRDDVLALPEDTRSRIELVGGSLVMSPSPGVPHQRASRRLAALLEAAADAAGAPVEILEAINLVVPDGLLIPDIAVCDADAAADAGLTVPAHDVLLVVEIASPSTRVTDRKMKPALYAAAGIAHYWRLELEPGPRLYLGELENGGYLDRLVQAAETTAVDRPFPIDIDPGVLAHRRAPE from the coding sequence ATGAGCGTTGCAGCCGCCGACCACCAGGGTCCCTGGACCCGTGACGATGTCCTGGCCCTGCCCGAGGACACCCGTTCCCGTATCGAGCTCGTCGGAGGCAGCCTGGTGATGAGCCCCAGCCCAGGCGTTCCCCACCAGCGGGCCTCCCGCCGCCTGGCCGCCCTCCTGGAAGCGGCTGCCGACGCCGCGGGTGCCCCCGTGGAGATCCTTGAGGCCATCAACCTCGTCGTGCCCGACGGGCTGCTGATCCCCGACATCGCCGTCTGTGACGCTGATGCCGCCGCCGACGCCGGCCTCACCGTGCCCGCGCACGACGTGCTCCTCGTCGTGGAAATCGCCTCGCCGTCCACCCGGGTCACCGACCGCAAAATGAAGCCGGCTCTCTACGCCGCGGCGGGGATCGCCCACTACTGGCGCTTGGAGCTGGAGCCCGGACCGCGCCTCTACCTCGGCGAGCTGGAGAACGGCGGCTACCTCGACCGCCTCGTTCAGGCCGCGGAGACGACCGCCGTCGATCGTCCCTTCCCGATCGACATCGACCCCGGTGTCCTCGCACATCGCCGCGCTCCTGAGTAG
- a CDS encoding EamA family transporter: MLTAEAQAGTAGTAGASGARGRLVSVALVIGGIVSLQFGSSVAVLLFPRAGALGVVTLRLVVASLVLLVVCRPKVRGHSRGDWATVLAFGVALAGMNSLFYQAIDRIPLGAAVTLEFLGPLILSVATSRRLLSLVWAALALGGVVLLGREGLDGLNLTGAAFALAAGGLWAAYILLSARTGQRFPQADGLALAMTVAALLSLPFGIVSAGTALLNPVTLGLGAAVALMSSVMPYTLELLALRKLPASGFAVMMSLEPAAAATAGFLVLHQALGWAEVLAIGLVVVASVGAVRSAGAGAH; the protein is encoded by the coding sequence GTGCTGACGGCGGAGGCCCAGGCCGGTACCGCCGGTACCGCCGGGGCGTCGGGTGCGCGCGGGCGGCTCGTGTCGGTGGCGCTGGTCATCGGCGGGATCGTCTCGCTGCAGTTCGGCTCGTCGGTGGCGGTGCTGCTCTTCCCGCGGGCCGGTGCGCTGGGCGTGGTCACCCTGCGGCTGGTCGTCGCCTCGCTGGTGCTGCTGGTCGTCTGCCGCCCCAAGGTGCGCGGTCACTCGCGGGGCGACTGGGCCACGGTGCTCGCCTTCGGCGTCGCACTGGCCGGAATGAACTCGCTCTTCTACCAGGCGATCGACCGCATCCCGCTGGGGGCCGCGGTCACCCTGGAGTTCCTCGGGCCGCTGATCCTGTCGGTGGCCACCTCGCGCCGGCTGCTCAGCCTGGTGTGGGCGGCGCTGGCTCTCGGCGGTGTAGTGCTGCTGGGACGTGAGGGTCTGGACGGACTCAACCTCACCGGCGCGGCGTTCGCGCTGGCGGCCGGCGGTCTGTGGGCCGCCTACATCCTGCTGTCCGCCCGTACGGGACAGCGCTTCCCGCAGGCGGACGGGCTGGCGCTGGCGATGACCGTCGCGGCGCTGCTCAGTCTGCCGTTCGGCATCGTCAGTGCGGGTACCGCCCTGCTGAACCCGGTCACGCTGGGGCTGGGCGCCGCCGTCGCCCTGATGTCGTCCGTGATGCCCTACACCCTGGAACTCCTCGCCCTGCGCAAGCTCCCGGCCTCCGGCTTCGCCGTGATGATGAGCCTGGAGCCGGCCGCCGCGGCCACCGCCGGGTTCCTCGTCCTGCACCAGGCGCTGGGCTGGGCCGAGGTGCTGGCGATCGGGCTGGTCGTGGTCGCGAGTGTGGGGGCGGTACGGAGCGCGGGGGCGGGGGCGCATTGA
- a CDS encoding LysR family transcriptional regulator gives MSIELRHFRCFLAIADTLSITRAAERLHLTQPAVSRTLRQLEQELGLRLVDRTTHHLALTPDGLSFRDQAAIAVTAFDRALGQAPHTAWPLRLGHAWSAAGTDTTALLRRWHEEHPATPLELLRIDDRTAGLARGDVDAALLRGEVRAPGLITDQLTTEPRVAGLPADDPLAHRTALSLTELTDRTIALNTVSGTTTLDLWPAPARPASTITIGNTDDWLAAITGGRAVGVTTSATADMHPHPAMAYVPLTDAPPVPVVIAWRDGPGHPRIPDLVRLAHEVIGRTAGGEARRTGTGTGASTHTGTPSEAGTDAG, from the coding sequence ATGAGCATCGAGCTGCGTCATTTCCGCTGCTTTCTCGCCATCGCCGACACCCTGAGCATTACCCGTGCCGCCGAGCGCCTGCACCTGACCCAGCCGGCCGTCTCCCGCACCCTGCGCCAGCTGGAACAGGAGCTGGGCCTCCGCCTCGTCGACCGCACCACCCACCACCTCGCGCTCACCCCCGACGGCCTCTCCTTCCGCGACCAGGCCGCGATCGCGGTGACCGCCTTCGACCGGGCCCTCGGCCAGGCACCGCACACCGCCTGGCCGCTGCGCCTGGGCCACGCCTGGTCGGCCGCCGGTACGGACACCACCGCACTGCTGCGCCGCTGGCACGAGGAGCACCCGGCGACCCCGCTCGAACTCCTCCGCATCGACGACCGCACGGCCGGTCTCGCCCGCGGCGACGTGGACGCAGCCCTGCTGCGCGGCGAGGTCCGCGCCCCCGGCCTGATCACCGACCAGCTCACCACCGAGCCCAGGGTCGCCGGCCTCCCCGCCGACGACCCACTGGCCCACCGCACCGCCCTCTCCCTCACCGAGCTGACGGACCGCACCATCGCCCTCAACACCGTCTCCGGCACCACCACCCTCGACCTGTGGCCCGCACCGGCCCGCCCCGCCTCGACCATCACCATCGGCAACACCGACGACTGGCTGGCCGCCATCACCGGCGGCCGGGCCGTGGGCGTCACCACCTCCGCCACCGCCGACATGCACCCCCACCCCGCCATGGCCTACGTTCCCCTGACCGACGCCCCACCCGTCCCCGTGGTCATCGCCTGGCGCGACGGCCCGGGGCATCCGCGGATTCCGGACCTGGTCAGGCTGGCCCACGAGGTCATCGGGAGGACGGCGGGCGGAGAGGCACGGCGTACCGGCACCGGCACCGGCGCCTCCACCCACACCGGCACCCCCTCCGAGGCCGGCACCGACGCCGGCTGA
- a CDS encoding GOLPH3/VPS74 family protein, giving the protein MTTPRDLLFIAMDMESSRTLERGNLSLALAGAELIDLLEAQAVSLDGDRIVPGYRPAVADRLMDEAASSLDQQPPYESVDDWLWRRGRGLSTAYLAALEAEGQLTRRPRRRWMPFRTGQMTLAESPARRGAATRLASGEPVLAGLAAPLGIRGDRAGEPPDVADDAVETVLAAVNDAVHELEFERQRRAIDEEAFSNIWRGPGG; this is encoded by the coding sequence ATGACCACACCGCGGGACCTGTTGTTCATCGCCATGGACATGGAATCCAGTCGCACTCTGGAGCGCGGCAACCTGTCGCTCGCGCTCGCGGGAGCCGAGCTGATCGACCTCCTGGAGGCGCAGGCCGTCAGCCTGGACGGCGACCGCATCGTGCCGGGCTACCGTCCGGCCGTGGCCGATCGCCTCATGGACGAGGCCGCATCGTCACTCGACCAACAACCGCCGTACGAGTCCGTCGACGACTGGCTGTGGCGCAGAGGCCGCGGTCTGTCCACGGCCTACCTGGCCGCCCTTGAGGCGGAAGGGCAGCTCACCCGCAGGCCCCGCCGCCGCTGGATGCCCTTCCGGACCGGCCAGATGACGCTGGCCGAGTCGCCCGCACGCCGCGGGGCGGCGACCCGCTTGGCCTCGGGTGAGCCCGTCCTCGCCGGCCTCGCGGCACCTCTCGGGATCCGCGGCGACCGGGCGGGTGAGCCTCCAGACGTGGCCGACGACGCGGTGGAGACCGTGCTCGCCGCCGTCAATGACGCGGTGCACGAGCTGGAATTCGAACGTCAACGCCGAGCCATCGACGAAGAGGCCTTCAGCAACATCTGGCGAGGACCGGGCGGATGA
- a CDS encoding TetR/AcrR family transcriptional regulator, translating into MARDAGRPLRADAQRNRDKILAAAVRVFTEQGLDAHFERIAQEAGVGTGTLYRNFPTREALIEAAYRNEVARLCDAVPGLLAAMPPPEALRAWTRRFIDYATAKFGMADALRAVVASGTNPYAGSHELIQAALSSLMEAGTAAGTIRSDISPTDMFAALAGIALTSAKPEQREQAERLLDLTLDGLKPAPPRLPEN; encoded by the coding sequence ATGGCCCGAGATGCAGGACGTCCACTGCGGGCTGACGCACAGCGCAACCGGGACAAGATCCTGGCCGCCGCGGTGCGTGTGTTCACCGAGCAGGGACTCGACGCGCACTTCGAGCGCATCGCCCAAGAAGCGGGCGTGGGAACCGGCACCCTCTACCGCAACTTCCCGACCCGGGAGGCCTTGATCGAGGCGGCGTACCGCAATGAAGTGGCCCGGCTGTGCGACGCCGTCCCCGGCCTCCTCGCGGCCATGCCGCCCCCCGAGGCCCTGCGTGCGTGGACTCGCCGCTTCATCGACTACGCCACCGCGAAATTCGGCATGGCCGACGCTCTGCGAGCCGTCGTCGCCTCGGGAACCAACCCCTACGCCGGCAGTCACGAGCTGATTCAGGCAGCCCTTTCTTCCCTCATGGAAGCTGGTACCGCTGCCGGAACGATCCGGTCCGACATCAGTCCGACCGACATGTTCGCCGCCCTCGCCGGCATCGCCCTCACCTCGGCCAAGCCCGAGCAGCGAGAGCAAGCCGAACGCCTCCTCGACCTCACCCTGGACGGACTGAAACCCGCGCCGCCGCGGCTCCCCGAAAACTGA
- a CDS encoding SDR family oxidoreductase, with the protein MSGIEGKVVVITGASSGIGEATALLLAERGAKVVLGARRPERLEALAARIEKAGGEAAWARTDVTRREDLSGLVKLARDRYGKLDVLVSNAGIGLISRLDDLRVEDWEEMIDVNLKGVLYGIAAALPVFREQGFGHFVNTVSTAGLRIVPLQSVYAGTKNAVRTISEGLRQEAGDSLRVTVVSPGAVRTDFAERMDPAVKPQIDKLMEIGLSPEAVARAIAFAIEQPDGVDVGDIVVRPTAQG; encoded by the coding sequence GTGTCGGGAATCGAAGGCAAGGTCGTCGTGATCACGGGCGCCAGCAGCGGCATCGGCGAGGCGACCGCGCTCCTGCTCGCCGAGCGCGGCGCGAAAGTCGTCCTCGGGGCACGCCGTCCGGAGCGTCTTGAGGCCCTGGCCGCCCGCATCGAAAAGGCCGGCGGTGAAGCCGCCTGGGCCCGCACGGACGTGACGCGGCGCGAGGACCTTTCCGGCCTCGTCAAGCTGGCACGCGATCGATACGGCAAGCTCGACGTCCTCGTCAGCAATGCCGGGATCGGTCTGATCTCCCGCCTGGATGACCTGCGCGTCGAGGACTGGGAGGAGATGATCGATGTCAACCTCAAAGGGGTCCTGTACGGGATCGCCGCAGCCCTTCCCGTCTTCCGGGAGCAGGGCTTCGGGCACTTCGTCAACACCGTGTCCACCGCTGGACTGCGCATCGTGCCGCTCCAGTCGGTGTACGCCGGCACGAAGAACGCCGTGCGCACCATCTCCGAGGGCCTGCGGCAAGAGGCCGGCGACAGCCTGCGCGTGACCGTCGTCTCACCCGGCGCCGTCCGTACGGACTTCGCAGAGCGCATGGATCCGGCCGTGAAGCCCCAGATCGACAAGCTGATGGAGATCGGCCTCTCGCCGGAGGCGGTGGCCCGCGCCATCGCCTTCGCCATCGAGCAGCCGGACGGTGTCGATGTGGGTGACATCGTCGTTCGCCCCACCGCCCAGGGATAG